One window of the Chanos chanos chromosome 11, fChaCha1.1, whole genome shotgun sequence genome contains the following:
- the gpr78a gene encoding G-protein coupled receptor 26 — MNLSEALLEFFIVVIAVVSLLSNLLVLLCFTCSAEIRGQVPGVFILNLSFCNILIAILNMPSTLLGVAKGQKPFGDPFCYAVSFMETFLTTNSMLSMAALSIDRWIAVVFPLTYSSKMRYKDAVLMVGYAWIHSLTFSLTALLFSWFNFNPTYASCTVCLNKESERLNFTVFTVVFHFTSFALTLFILCFTYLKVLKVARFHCRRIDVITVQTLLLLVDIHPSVKQRCLHEQKRRRRRATKKICIFIGSFVICFAPYVITRLTEVVATVKIDRYWGIVTKCLTYGKPALDPFVYSLLRQQYKKALIGMTNRILGRDLYSPSGHSSSSDTDNDSCLQRLHERRLTQKGGTG, encoded by the exons ATGAACTTATCGGAGGCGTTATTGGAGTTCTTTATTGTCGTGATTGCTGTTGTGTCGCTGTTATCGAATTTACTGGTGCTGTTATGTTTCACCTGCAGCGCAGAAATACGCGGGCAGGTGCCAGGCGTATTCATattaaatctctctttctgcaaCATCCTTATCGCTATACTCAATATGCCCTCCACGCTACTTGGAGTCGCCAAAGGCCAGAAGCCGTTCGGAGACCCATTCTGTTACGCTGTGAGCTTCATGGAGACTTTTCTAACCACCAATTCTATGTTGAGCATGGCTGCGCTTAGTATTGACCGGTGGATAGCAGTGGTATTCCCGCTGACTTACTCCAGCAAAATGAGATACAAGGACGCTGTCTTAATGGTGGGCTACGCGTGGATACACTCTTTAACGTTCTCTCTCACGGCTCTGTTGTTCTCCTGGTTTAACTTCAATCCTACGTACGCTTCATGTACCGTGTGCCTAAACAAGGAAAGCGAGCGCCTTAACTTCACTGTTTTTACCGTGGTTTTCCACTTCACCAGCTTCGCGCTCACGCTGTTCATACTGTGTTTCACGTACCTGAAAGTTCTCAAAGTGGCCCGCTTTCACTGCAGAAGGATAGACGTTATAACGGTTCAGACACTTTTACTGTTGGTGGACATCCACCCGAG CGTGAAACAACGTTGTCTAcatgaacagaaaagaagacGACGAAGAGCCACaaagaaaatatgtatattCATTGGATCTTTTGTCATTTGCTTCGCCCCTTACGTAATAACAAG ACTGACAGAGGTGGTGGCAACCGTGAAGATAGATCGCTACTGGGGCATCGTTACCAAGTGTCTAACGTACGGCAAGCCCGCCCTGGATCCCTTTGTGTATTCTCTGCTTCGTCAACAGTACAAGAAAGCCCTCATTGGCATGACCAACAGGATTCTGGGACGCGACTTGTACAGCCCTTCCGGACACAGCAGCtcttcagacacagacaatGACTCCTGTCTGCAGCGACTTCATGAAAGACGGCTAACTCAAAAAGGAGGGACCGGTTAG
- the cpz gene encoding carboxypeptidase Z, whose amino-acid sequence MAWPYFLDCDRFFVSDQEGCYDPLSQLRARQEVLFTNISDTPSTLIRFTYHSNAQMFSILKKTAAKCSHISRTYSIGRSVEGKDLLVIEFSDNPGQHDLLEPEIKYVGNMHGNEVLGRQLLIYLAQYLCSEYLLGNERIQTLINTTRIHILPSMNPDGYELAASEVADSNDPENPYQEGHMLNGWTSGRGNAQNLDLNRNFPDLTSIFYNRRRFRRFRSDHIPIPDSYWASQVAPETYAVMKWIRAIPFVLSASLHGGELVISYPFDFSRHPYEEKMFSPTPDEQVFKLLARTYADAHATMASNNTDRCGGSFANKGGIINGAQWYSFAGGMPDFNYLHSNCFEITVELGCDKFPSEEELYPEWLRNKEALLSFMETVHRGIKGIVKDENGNGIKGATISVKGIRHDITTAEDGDYWRLLNPGVHIITATATGYSRVSKRIRLPRNMVMAGRVDFTLKKVPVEPNWDYYNIPELDNYERFDPYNQFEKYSQAELAENGAERVEKPWWWAYFTQTGNSAPTWLLKNY is encoded by the exons ATGGCTTGGCCTTACTTTCTCGACTGCGACCGATTCTTCGTCAGCGACCAGGAAGGCTGCTACGATCCGCTCTCCCAGCTTCGAG CTAGGCAAGAAGTCCTTTTCACCAACATCTCCGACACCCCGTCCACGCTCATCCGCTTCACATACCACTCCAACGCTCAGATGTTCAGCATACTCAAGAAAACGGCTGCCAAGTGTTCCCACATTTCCAGAACTTACAGCATTGGCCGCAGTGTGGAGGGAAAAGATCTGCTTGTGATTGAGTTCTCCGATAACCCCGGCCAACACGATCTTT TGGAGCCGGAGATCAAGTACGTGGGGAACATGCATGGGAATGAGGTGCTGGGGCGACAGCTGCTGATTTACCTGGCGCAGTACCTGTGCTCCGAGTACCTGCTGGGGAACGAGCGCATCCAGACGCTCATCAACACCACCCGCATCCACATCCTCCCTTCCATGAACCCTGACGGCTACGAGCTTGCCGCATCTGAGGTAGCCGATAGCAACGACCCTGAAAACCCCTACCAGGAA GGTCACATGTTGAACGGGTGGACCAGCGGCAGAGGCAACGCCCAGAACCTCGACCTCAACCGCAACTTCCCTGACCTCACCTCCATCTTCTACAACCGTCGCAGATTCCGCCGTTTCCGTAGCGACCACATACCTATTCCAGACTCCTATTGGGCCAGTCAG GTGGCGCCTGAGACCTATGCTGTGATGAAGTGGATCAGGGCCATTCCTTTTGTACTGTCAGCCAGTCTGCATGGGGGAGAGCTGGTGATTTCGTACCCCTTCGACTTTTCCAGACACCCATATGAGGAAAAAATGTTCTCCCCAACACCAGATGAGCAG GTATTTAAACTGCTGGCGAGGACATACGCAGATGCCCATGCTACCATGGCCAgcaacaacacagacagatgtgGAGGGTCCTTTGCCAATAAAGGGGGTATAATTAATGGGGCACAGTGGTACAGCTTTGCTGGAG GAATGCCAGACTTTAACTACCTACACAGTAACTGCTTTGAGATCACAGTGGAGCTGGGCTGTGATAAATTCCCCTCTGAAGAGGAGCTTTATCCCGAATGGCTCAGGAATAAAGAGGCCTTGCTCAGTTTCATGGAGACG GTTCACAGAGGCATAAAGGGTATAGTCAAGGATGAAAATGGGAATGGAATTAAAGGAGCCACAATCTCTGTTAAAGGGATACGACATGACATAACCACAG CTGAGGACGGAGATTACTGGCGACTCCTCAACCCTGGAGTCCACATCATCACCGCTACTGCAACAGGCTATTCCAGGGTGTCCAAGCGCATTAGGCTCCCACGCAACATGGTCATGGCAGGTCGGGTGGACTTCACACTGAAGAAGGTTCCCGTGGAGCCAAACTGGGATTATTATAACATCCCCGAACTGGACAATTACGAGCGCTTTGACCCTTACAACCAGTTCGAGAAGTACAGTCAGGCGGAGCTTGCTGAGAACGGGGCGGAGAGGGTGGAGAAACCCTGGTGGTGGGCCTACTTCACCCAAACAGGGAACTCTGCACCTACCTGGTTGCTAAAGAACTATTAG